From the genome of Mycobacterium kansasii ATCC 12478:
GACGACGTCGACCGGGCTGGCTTCGTCGGGTTCGGTCACTGCAGAACTCCCGGCCGGCCAGGCGCGCCACGGTTGGCCTGCACCCGCAGGGCGGTCACGATCTCCGGACCCAGCAATGTGACGTCTCCGGCGCCCATGGTGACGATGACATCACCCGGCCCTGCCGCGGCGGCCACCTCGCCGGCCACCGCCGAGAAATCCGGGAGGTAGCGCACCGGTACGCTCACGTGCCCGGCGACGCTGGCCCCGCTGACGCCGGCCAGGGGCTGTTCGCGGGCGCCGTAGACGTCGAGCACAAACACCGCGTCGGCGGCGCTGAGGGCGCGACCGAACTCGGCGGCGAAAGCCTTGGTGCGCGAGTACAAATGCGGCTGGAAAACGACCAGCAGCCGACCGGTGCCCCCGTGCTGGAGGACCGAGCGCACGGCCGCCAGCGTGGCGCCGATCTCGGTCGGGTGGTGGGCATAATCGTCGAACACCCGTACCGATCCCACCGCGCCGACCAGCTCGAACCGGCGTCGCACGCCCTCGAAACCGGCCAGGCCGTCGAGCACCTCGTCGATCGCGGCGTCCACTTCGATCGCCGCCAGCAGCGCACCCAGCGCATTGAGCGCCATGTGCCGTCCGGGCACCGCGAGCCGCATCACCCGCGGGTGCCGCTCACCGGCCAATCGGAGGTGCGCCACGGCTTCGGTGCCCCGCTGTTCCCAGGACAGCAATGTCGCGGCCAACGGCGCACCTTCGGGTTCAGCCGACCCGTAACGCAGCACCCGAATTCCCAGCTCCGCGGAGCGTCGGGCCAGTTCGGCCGCGCCGGGGTCGTCGGTGCACACCACCAGGGCGCCCCCAGGCGCCAGCCGCTCCACGAAGGAGTCGAACACCCCGACATACGCCTCGGTGCTGCCGTAGAAGTCCAGGTGATCGGACTCGATGTTGGTGACCACGGCGACGTCGGGGGTGTACTCCAACAGCGAGCCGTCGCTTTCGTCGGCTTCGGCGACAAAGCAGTCCCCACTGCCGTGATGGGCATTGGTGCCGGCCTCGCCCAGTTCACCGCCCACCGCGAACGACGGGTCGCGCCCGCAGTGCTGCAGCGCGACAATCAGCATCGATGTCGTGGTGGTCTTGCCGTGGGTTCCGGTGACCATCAGCGTGGTGCGGCCGGCCATCAGCTTGGCCAGCACGACCGGGCGCAGCAGTACCGGGATGCCGCGGCGCCGGGCTTCGACCAGTTCGGGATTGGTCTTGGGGATGGCGGCACGGGTGGTGATGACGGCGGTGACGCCGCCGGGCAGCAGGTCCAGCGACGCCGCGTCGTGGCCGATCCGGATCAGAGCGCCGCGCGCCCGCAAAGCGTGCAGACCGCGTGACTCCTTGGCGTCCGAGCCCGACACCAGGCCGCCGCGGTCCAGCAGGATACGGGCAATGCCCGACATGCCGGCTCCGCCGATGCCGACCATGTGGACCCGCTGCAGTTCGGGCGGCAACTGCTCGGTGTTCACTTGGCTCTCCTGGAGGCTCTCCCGGAGGCTCTCCTGGCACGAGCCCGCCGCGCGGTGTCCAGCGCCGCCTGGGCCACCTGCCGGGCCGCATCTCGGTGTCCCACCTGTGCGGCGGCGGCCGTCATCGCCGCCAGCCGGGGCGGATCGGTGAGCAGCCCGGCGACTTCGCGAGCCACCAGGGCCGGGGTGAGGTCGGCATCGGCAATCACCATGCCGCCGCCGGCGTTGACCACCGGCAGCGCATTGAGCCGCTGCTCACCGTTGCCGATCGGTAGCGGCACGTAGATGGCCGGCAACCCGACCGCCGACACCTCGGCTACCGTCATCGCCCCGGAACGACAGATCACCAGGTCAGCGGCGGCGTAGGCCAGATCCATCCGGTCCAGATAGGGCACCGCGACGTACGGCGGGTCACCCGCGTCGGGGGTGCGCAGCTCCAGGACGTTCTTGGGCCCGTGAGCATGCAAGACGGAAACACCCGCGGCGGCCAGGTCGGCCGCGGCCGCTGATACCGCCCGGTTGAGCGACACGGCGCCCTGCGAACCCCCGAACACCAGCAGCACCCGGGCGTCGTCGGCGAAGCCGAAGTGCGCCCGGGCCTCGGCGCGCAGCGCCGCGCGGTCCAGGGCGGTGATGGCCTGCCTGACCGGAACCCCGACCACCTCGGCCCGCCGCAGCCCGCAATCCGGCACCGCCGACAGCACCCGGTCGGCGCTGCGGGCACCCACCCGGTTAGCCAACCCGGCCCTGGCATTGGCCTCGTGGATCACCACCGGGATACGGCGGCTGCGCCTGCGCATGCCGGGGATACCCCGCGCGGCCAGGTAGGCGGGCAGCGCGACATACCCACCGAAACCGACCACGACGTCGGCATCGACCGCGTCGAGCACCGCCCGGGTCTCCGCGACGGCACGCCACACCCGCGGCGGCAGGCGGGCCAGGTCGCCACTGGGTTTGCGCGGCAACGGCACCGGGGTGATCAGCTCCAGGTGATAGCCGCGGGCGGGCACCAACGTCGTCTCCAGCCCGCGCGGAGTGCCCAACGCGGTGATCCGGACATCCGGCTCCAGGGCGCTGAGCGCGTCGGCGACGGCCATCGCGGGCTCCACATGGCCGGCGGTGCCGCCGCCGGCGAGCACGATCGACAGCGATGGACCGTAGTCGGTCACCTTCTGCCCACCGGCCGGCTCCCTGACCGAGTCGTTCACCCGTAACGCTGACCTT
Proteins encoded in this window:
- the murC gene encoding UDP-N-acetylmuramate--L-alanine ligase, whose translation is MNTEQLPPELQRVHMVGIGGAGMSGIARILLDRGGLVSGSDAKESRGLHALRARGALIRIGHDAASLDLLPGGVTAVITTRAAIPKTNPELVEARRRGIPVLLRPVVLAKLMAGRTTLMVTGTHGKTTTTSMLIVALQHCGRDPSFAVGGELGEAGTNAHHGSGDCFVAEADESDGSLLEYTPDVAVVTNIESDHLDFYGSTEAYVGVFDSFVERLAPGGALVVCTDDPGAAELARRSAELGIRVLRYGSAEPEGAPLAATLLSWEQRGTEAVAHLRLAGERHPRVMRLAVPGRHMALNALGALLAAIEVDAAIDEVLDGLAGFEGVRRRFELVGAVGSVRVFDDYAHHPTEIGATLAAVRSVLQHGGTGRLLVVFQPHLYSRTKAFAAEFGRALSAADAVFVLDVYGAREQPLAGVSGASVAGHVSVPVRYLPDFSAVAGEVAAAAGPGDVIVTMGAGDVTLLGPEIVTALRVQANRGAPGRPGVLQ
- the murG gene encoding undecaprenyldiphospho-muramoylpentapeptide beta-N-acetylglucosaminyltransferase, with product MNDSVREPAGGQKVTDYGPSLSIVLAGGGTAGHVEPAMAVADALSALEPDVRITALGTPRGLETTLVPARGYHLELITPVPLPRKPSGDLARLPPRVWRAVAETRAVLDAVDADVVVGFGGYVALPAYLAARGIPGMRRRSRRIPVVIHEANARAGLANRVGARSADRVLSAVPDCGLRRAEVVGVPVRQAITALDRAALRAEARAHFGFADDARVLLVFGGSQGAVSLNRAVSAAAADLAAAGVSVLHAHGPKNVLELRTPDAGDPPYVAVPYLDRMDLAYAAADLVICRSGAMTVAEVSAVGLPAIYVPLPIGNGEQRLNALPVVNAGGGMVIADADLTPALVAREVAGLLTDPPRLAAMTAAAAQVGHRDAARQVAQAALDTARRARARRASGRASRRAK